One Actinoplanes missouriensis 431 DNA segment encodes these proteins:
- a CDS encoding murein hydrolase activator EnvC family protein — translation MALLLAVLLMLPLGPARAVAPERPAASPDPVVSSRQIVSSHPVASAHRAAVPDPVVLVHPVGLVHPVAGRRPAVGLGPVARLRAAAYRWPLAPPSVLRRFDPPPERWLPGHRGVDLGASPGATIRSAGPGVVVFAGRVAGRGVVSVAHAGGLRTTYEPVTATVSAGDRVAAGDPLGTIEIGHPGCPEPVCLHWGLRRGGDYLDPLALLGLGRVRLLPL, via the coding sequence ATGGCGCTTCTCCTCGCTGTTCTGCTGATGCTGCCGCTCGGGCCGGCGCGTGCGGTCGCTCCCGAGCGTCCGGCCGCCTCGCCTGATCCGGTCGTCTCGTCGCGTCAGATCGTCTCGTCGCATCCGGTCGCCTCAGCGCATCGGGCCGCCGTGCCTGATCCGGTCGTCCTGGTGCATCCGGTCGGCCTTGTGCATCCGGTCGCGGGTCGGCGTCCGGCCGTCGGCCTCGGCCCGGTGGCTCGCCTGCGAGCGGCCGCCTATCGGTGGCCGCTGGCGCCGCCGAGCGTGCTGCGGCGCTTCGACCCGCCGCCGGAGCGCTGGCTCCCCGGCCACCGCGGCGTCGATCTCGGAGCGTCGCCGGGCGCCACGATCCGCTCAGCAGGCCCCGGCGTGGTCGTCTTCGCGGGCCGGGTGGCCGGGCGCGGGGTGGTCAGCGTGGCGCACGCGGGCGGCCTGCGCACCACCTACGAGCCGGTCACCGCTACCGTCTCAGCCGGCGACCGGGTCGCGGCCGGTGATCCGCTCGGCACGATCGAAATCGGTCACCCTGGCTGCCCCGAGCCGGTCTGCCTGCATTGGGGCCTGCGCCGCGGCGGCGACTACCTCGACCCGCTCGCCCTGCTCGGCCTCGGCCGGGTCCGGCTCCTGCCCCTCTGA
- a CDS encoding ribonuclease HII produces the protein MLAPPRTVIRREAGLYALEQALQRRGFRHVAGADEAGRGACAGPLVAAAAILPEGKRGEIPELADSKLLTAAARERVYDQVVARALAWSVMIIPPTEVDARGLHVCNLAAMRRALASLTVRPDYVLTDGFPVDGLGGPGLAVWKGDRVAACVAAASVLAKVTRDRLMVELHDRYPAYGFAVHKGYITDDHTAALREHGPCAEHRFSYVNVAAASGRGNRPPRARRPAGPAAATLFDTADASTAANFDAAVTEPLLLPEAAEGTVGVASGGQASATGVGGGR, from the coding sequence ATGCTGGCTCCTCCGCGCACGGTGATCCGGCGTGAGGCCGGGCTCTACGCGCTCGAGCAGGCGCTGCAGCGCCGCGGCTTCCGGCACGTGGCCGGCGCCGACGAGGCCGGCCGGGGCGCCTGCGCCGGTCCGCTCGTGGCGGCCGCCGCGATCCTGCCCGAGGGCAAGCGTGGCGAGATCCCCGAGCTGGCCGATTCGAAACTGCTCACCGCCGCCGCCCGGGAGAGGGTCTACGACCAGGTGGTGGCGCGCGCGCTCGCCTGGTCCGTGATGATCATCCCGCCGACCGAGGTCGACGCGCGTGGGCTGCACGTCTGCAACCTGGCCGCGATGCGCCGCGCGCTCGCGTCGCTGACGGTCCGCCCGGATTACGTTCTGACCGACGGCTTCCCGGTGGACGGCCTCGGCGGGCCGGGCCTCGCGGTGTGGAAAGGCGACCGGGTCGCCGCCTGCGTCGCGGCGGCCAGCGTGCTCGCCAAGGTCACCCGGGACCGCCTGATGGTGGAGCTGCACGACAGGTACCCGGCGTACGGTTTCGCCGTGCACAAGGGCTACATCACCGACGACCACACCGCCGCGCTGCGCGAGCACGGGCCGTGCGCGGAGCACCGGTTCTCGTACGTCAATGTGGCCGCCGCATCCGGGCGCGGCAACCGGCCGCCCCGCGCGCGCCGTCCCGCCGGACCGGCCGCGGCGACGCTCTTCGACACCGCTGACGCGAGCACGGCCGCCAATTTCGACGCAGCCGTTACCGAGCCGCTGCTGCTTCCGGAAGCGGCTGAGGGTACCGTCGGCGTGGCGTCGGGCGGACAAGCCTCAGCCACCGGCGTCGGTGGGGGAAGATAA
- a CDS encoding NUDIX hydrolase: MTVIDRRAGRVLLLDRAGRVLLLHGGDPARPGLHWWFTPGGGLEPGETVAEAAARELFEETGLRAAAGDLGEPVWSEVTEFEFDGSQYRQDQEFFVLRVAEWQVDTAGMDVTEQLTITEHRWWSTAEIEASSEQIFPVGLAGLVRAAASGAAGASGAAADVAGDAAGKDS, from the coding sequence GTGACCGTGATCGACCGCCGTGCCGGGCGCGTCCTGCTGCTCGACCGGGCGGGGCGTGTTCTGCTGCTGCACGGCGGCGACCCGGCCCGTCCCGGCCTGCACTGGTGGTTCACTCCCGGTGGGGGCCTGGAGCCCGGCGAGACGGTCGCTGAGGCGGCGGCCCGCGAGCTCTTCGAGGAGACCGGGTTGCGCGCGGCGGCCGGCGACCTCGGCGAGCCGGTCTGGAGCGAGGTCACCGAGTTCGAGTTCGACGGCAGTCAGTACCGGCAGGATCAGGAGTTCTTCGTCCTGCGGGTGGCCGAGTGGCAGGTCGACACGGCCGGGATGGACGTGACCGAGCAGCTCACCATCACCGAGCACCGCTGGTGGTCGACTGCCGAGATCGAGGCGAGCAGCGAGCAGATCTTCCCGGTCGGCCTGGCCGGCCTCGTGCGCGCTGCCGCTTCGGGCGCCGCCGGCGCTTCGGGCGCTGCCGCTGATGTCGCTGGTGACGCCGCCGGGAAGGATTCTTGA
- a CDS encoding DUF2469 domain-containing protein, whose protein sequence is MSAEDLEKYETEMELQLYREYRDIVRQFSYVVETERRFYLANQVDLHVRNSDGEVYFEVEMHDAWVWDMYRPARFVKNVRVMTFKDVNVEELEKPDISLPDDAGFGG, encoded by the coding sequence ATGAGCGCAGAGGATCTCGAGAAGTACGAGACCGAGATGGAGCTGCAGCTCTACCGGGAGTACCGCGACATCGTCCGCCAGTTCTCCTACGTGGTGGAGACCGAGCGCCGGTTCTACCTGGCCAACCAGGTCGACCTGCACGTGCGCAACTCCGACGGCGAGGTGTATTTCGAGGTCGAGATGCACGACGCCTGGGTCTGGGACATGTACCGTCCGGCCCGTTTCGTGAAGAACGTGCGGGTGATGACGTTCAAGGACGTGAACGTCGAGGAGCTGGAGAAGCCGGACATCTCGCTGCCGGACGACGCCGGTTTCGGCGGATAG